Proteins encoded together in one Ogataea parapolymorpha DL-1 chromosome III, whole genome shotgun sequence window:
- a CDS encoding Protein ATP12, mitochondrial — MAFVLRNIKAPLFRGYATLGAQSTKAPSETRKLEQTLTKFWEKVDLAEKDDGYHILLDGKSIKTPLGFQLTVPKNKHTLAYLLAHEWKHLPSLQIKPYLVPLTSLVSRCIDLEQSHNKQDAELLTKVGDKENLKALLLRYLDTDTLLVFSPAKDCDGKLREAQEQTYRPIIKSMEEFFQPYAENGEEVKLTYMDSDVHGLVGNKQPEATVKAVRKWLDTLDFWSLVSLEKATLTAKSFLSGVAILRLNNKQDQIDLTVDDIARAATLETIYQTERWGEVEDTHDVDKVDVQRNLTSASLIVYEH; from the coding sequence ATGGCTTTCGTCCTTAGAAATATAAAAGCCCCTCTATTCAGGGGTTATGCGACGCTGGGTGCGCAATCCACTAAGGCCCCGTCTGAAACTAGGAAACTGGAGCAGACACTTACCAAATTCTGGGAAAAAGTGGACTTGGCAGAGAAAGACGATGGGTACCATATCCTGCTCGACGGCAAGTCGATCAAGACGCCGCTCGGTTTCCAATTGACGGTCCCAAAAAATAAGCACACTCTGGCGTATTTGCTGGCCCACGAGTGGAAACATCTGCCTAGTTTGCAGATCAAACCATATTTGGTGCCACTTACTTCTCTGGTCTCGAGATGCATTGATCTGGAACAGTCGCACAACAAACAAGATGCAGAGCTGTTGACCAAAGTTGGCGACAAGGAGAACCTGAAAGCGCTTCTATTGAGATATCTTGACACTGACACTCTTCTTGTGTTTTCTCCAGCCAAAGACTGCGACGGAAAGCTCAGAGAGGCCCAGGAACAGACGTACCGGCCAATCATCAAGTCGATGGAggaatttttccagccctACGCGGAAAATGGCGAGGAGGTCAAGCTGACCTACATGGACTCGGACGTCCACGGACTCGTTGGCAATAAACAGCCAGAGGCCACTGTGAAAGCAGTCCGCAAATGGCTCGATACTCTGGACTTCTGGTCGCTGGTTTCGCTTGAGAAGGCCACTCTGACTGCCAAATCCTTCCTTAGTGGCGTGGCCATCCTCAGACTCAACAACAAACAGGACCAAATCGACCTGACCGTCGACGATATCGCCCGCGCTGCCACCTTGGAGACAATTTATCAGACGGAACGCTGGGGAGAGGTCGAGGATACTCACGACGTGGACAAGGTTGATGTCCAGAGAAACCTCACCAGCGCCTCGTTGATCGTCTACGAGCATTAA